Genomic segment of bacterium:
AAAAGGAGCTTGAGGATTTCATGAGCACCCCCCGGCCGGAAACGGTGGATCTCATGAAACGGCTCGATGGCGATATCATGATTCTCGGAATCGGGGGCAAGATGGGACCGACGCTCGGTTCCATGACGGTGAAAGCCGTTCGTGAGGCAGGAGTCTCCAGAACGGTATACGGCGTCTCGCGGTTTTCCGACAAAAATTTGATTTCCGCACTTGAAGACAGGGGGATTTCCTGCATACCGTGCGATCTGCTCAATCCCGACGATGTGAACAAGCTGCCCCGGATCAAAAACATCATTTATATGGCGGGACGGAAATTCGGGCTCAAGGGAACCGATTACCTGTACTGGGCGATGAATACCATCGCCCCGGCATATACCGCCCGTCATTTCTCCGACTCCGCTATCGTGGTGTTTTCGACCGGAAGCATCTATGACCTCCGGCCGGTGGAATCGAACGGTCCCGCCGAGACCGATACGTTCCTGTCCATCGGGGAATATGCCAATTCCTGTCTCGGGCGCGAGCGGATTTTCGAATACTACTCCCGTGAGAACGGGACGAAGATTCTCCAGCTTCGGCTCAATTACGCAATCGATCTCCGCTACGGCGTCCTCTATGAAATCGGCAGGCAGGTTCACGAGGGCATACCGGTCGACCTCGGGATGGGATATGCCAATGTCATCTGGCAGGGGGACGCGAACAATTATGCCGTGCGGTGCCTGGAGCTTGCCGACAGCCCGCCGCGTATCCTCAATGTCACCGGCGACAAGATACGAATCCGTGATGTGGCCTCTCGGTTCGGGAAACACATGAACCGTGAGCCCGTCTTCACGGGAACCGAGGCTCCGACAGCCTTTCTATCCGATAATTCCGCCATGAAGAAACTCCTGGGCGAACCGCCGACATCGCTCGACCTCATGATCGGGTGGATAGCGGACTGGATCATGAAAGGCGGGCAATCCCTCGGCAAACCGACACATTTCCAGACGAGGGACGGGCAGTTTCTCGATTGATAAAAAAATGGTTCATGGTTTATGGTACATGGTCTCTGGTTTATGGTTGAAAATATTTCACCACAAAGACACGAAGGCACAAAGAAATATAATAGGTTATTAATACTAACTTTAATAATAATTAACCGTCGACATCAAAAAAGATAAATAAAAACAAATCCGCTTAAATCCGCCCGATCCGCATTCTATTATAATTCGAATTGATCGGTTTAAAGCTGGATTCCCGATTAAAGACTCGGGAATGACGGCGTTATGGGGACTTCCGACACAAGGAGGGGGCTTCAGCACCGGGGACCGTTAATGCATTTTAAGATAATTTCCAGATAGATCGGATTAACATCGAACTTCATGAATGAAGAATACGATTGACGATTTTAGATTTACGATTGACGAATAAGAAAGGGATAACCATGAAACCTCTCGGACTCGGAATAATCGGTCTCCATCACCAGCATCCCCGTTGGTACTATCCCCTGTGGGGCAGTCTTCCGGAATACCGGCCGGTTGCGGTAGCCGAGGAGGATAAAGCGTTCCTCCGGAGCGAGAACGAATTCTTCGGGCTCGAAACCCACACCGATTACCATGATCTGCTCGAACGCCGTGATGTGGATGCCGTGATCGTTTTTCTCCCGCACAGCCGTATGCCTCAGGCGGTCGCAGACGCAGCCGCCGCCGGAAAACATGTCATCGTGGAGAAACCCTGCGCCGCCGATGTCGCGGGCATCGAGAAGATTGCCGCAACCGCCCGTGAATTCCCGCACATAAAGATCAGCGCCCCCTACTGCTGGCGGACTCATCCGGTCAGCGGGCAGATTCGCTCCGCCATTAAGGACGGTCTGCTCGGCAGTATCGTTGCAATGGAGGGCAGGCTCAATGCCGGCGGCGCGCACCGTTATATCCGCGACAACACCGCCTGGGTGCTCGAATCGTCCGAGGGCGGCGGCCCCATGTGGAATCTCGGAGTGCACTGGATCGATTATTTCCGGTGGATGACCGGGCAGGAAATCGTCGCGGTTTCGGGAATCGCCAACGGCCCCTTCGGCGAGCCGGAACGAACCATCGAGGACAATGCCCAGGCGCTCCTCAGGTTCGGGGATGGCGCTGTGGGAATCCTCGATGTCAGCTACAGCCTGCCGGATTCCTATCCGGGCAAGCGCGATATCTATGTGGCGTTTCGCGGAACGGAGGGCGATGCGGTCTGGGCGCCTGCATGGCAGGGTCATATGGACGAACTGCTCCTCGTGAGCAGGCATGAATCGGCGTCGGATGCGCAATGCCGCCGTCTGAAGATCGAGAGCAGGGACATTCCCGGTTACGGCGGTCAGATGGCATGGGAATGGCTCAGTGATTTTGCCGCCGCTGTCCGTGAAGACCGTGCACCGCTCGTGAGCATCGATGACATGCGCGCCGCGGTATATGTCGCCGATGCGTTCTACCGTTCGCTTTCGAGCGGGAGGATGGAGAGGGTACAGGCATAAGGCATGAAAGACAGGCAGAAGGCAAAAAAGATAGGCACAAGGCACAAGGCATAAGGGAAAAGAGAAAGACAGTGGCAGAGGGACAGAGAGACTGAGGGGAAAAGGATAAATATGATCGGCCTGATCCCTCGCATTAAACAGACT
This window contains:
- a CDS encoding NAD-dependent epimerase/dehydratase family protein; protein product: MEYPWGFSSEKELEDFMSTPRPETVDLMKRLDGDIMILGIGGKMGPTLGSMTVKAVREAGVSRTVYGVSRFSDKNLISALEDRGISCIPCDLLNPDDVNKLPRIKNIIYMAGRKFGLKGTDYLYWAMNTIAPAYTARHFSDSAIVVFSTGSIYDLRPVESNGPAETDTFLSIGEYANSCLGRERIFEYYSRENGTKILQLRLNYAIDLRYGVLYEIGRQVHEGIPVDLGMGYANVIWQGDANNYAVRCLELADSPPRILNVTGDKIRIRDVASRFGKHMNREPVFTGTEAPTAFLSDNSAMKKLLGEPPTSLDLMIGWIADWIMKGGQSLGKPTHFQTRDGQFLD
- a CDS encoding Gfo/Idh/MocA family oxidoreductase → MKPLGLGIIGLHHQHPRWYYPLWGSLPEYRPVAVAEEDKAFLRSENEFFGLETHTDYHDLLERRDVDAVIVFLPHSRMPQAVADAAAAGKHVIVEKPCAADVAGIEKIAATAREFPHIKISAPYCWRTHPVSGQIRSAIKDGLLGSIVAMEGRLNAGGAHRYIRDNTAWVLESSEGGGPMWNLGVHWIDYFRWMTGQEIVAVSGIANGPFGEPERTIEDNAQALLRFGDGAVGILDVSYSLPDSYPGKRDIYVAFRGTEGDAVWAPAWQGHMDELLLVSRHESASDAQCRRLKIESRDIPGYGGQMAWEWLSDFAAAVREDRAPLVSIDDMRAAVYVADAFYRSLSSGRMERVQA